AGAATTCAATACAGCTTCCATCAGACGGACAACAACAAAGATTGGCAAGCGATCGCAAACGATTACTCCGGCAATAATTGAGGACGCATTTTTAGGGCTGCAACCCCTGAAAATTCCAAACTCCTCTTCAAAACTTTCATTGACGATTTAGCTAAGACGATCACTCAACCTATCAACTCAAATATTGAGAGAGAACATCATGAAAGCATTCCTCACTCGTTCCGCAATTCTTCTGGCTTTGGTAACTAGCACGACCGCTCATTTCGCCCTCTCTGCATCAGCCGATTCCACAGCTAGTTTGCTTCTCAGTTTGCAATGCGAAGGCGGATACAACGTCAACATCTGGAAAACTAGAACATCAGGAGAACTCCTTTATCGCGCAACCAGTTCCAATGGAAATTTGAGCTTGGGAAGAGGAACAAGCCGAGCCACGGAAGGCGTTCGAGTTTACAAGTTTCAGAATAGCAACTATGAATATTGGGTTTGGGATGGAACACTGAATAGTCAGCAAGCTGGAACACTAGAAGTGTACAAAAACAACAGGATTCAACGGCAATATGCGTGTATGCAACGTTAGTTCGACTTTGCTTACTAAAACACTTATCAGGGGGTTCCCAATGAATCGGAAGCTTTTTTCAATCTCAGCGACAATTCTGTTCGGCGTACTCTTACTGTTCAATTTTCCGTCCTTGGCTCAAGTCTATCCGCAAGTGATTCCCAGAGTCGAAGTGATCAAAACTGCTTACCGTTTGGTCATTAGCCGACCTCAAGACGATGTGTACGTCCTCTGTCCCACTGACTTCGAGCCTGAGTTGAACTATCTGCGGAATGTGAAGACGATTCAGTGTAAGCCCTTTTCCAGTCTTCAGAAGTAACTTCAAGCAAAATTAATGACTCATACGATCGCAGATGATCTGGATTGGTCGGAGCGGCACTGGCAGAGAAATCATCTCAATCGCACAGAACTCGATATGCGAGACGTTGTTGTGGGGCTGAGAGAAAATGCGATCTCATGGGTGCGGCTGTATGTAACTGTTCAGTGTGTCAATGGAAGAACGCGGTCAACAGCTTGGGTTACAACCGCTCGATTAGGTACAGTTGTCATTCTCTATCCTAGCATTATGGGTGTCATGAAGCGGTTCAGAGATCGTCGTCAGCAGGCGCAACAATGGTATTCCGCTACTGATCTAGCTGGGTTGCTTGGACTGCCCACTGCGCCACACAATGTCACTCGCAAAGCTAAACTCGAAGGCTGGCAATCGCGTCCACGTCAGGGGCGCGGAGGTGGTAATGAGTACGCGCTTAGCAGTCTGCCTGCGATCACACAAACTGCTTTAGCTGAGAGTAACGATCAAAAGGAGCAGAATTCTGCCACATCTTACCCGATCTCAACAGCCCAATCATCTCGGTTTGGATTGAGACCTGAAACAACTATCAGCGATCGCACTGATGCTTGGTTAGCAATCCTGAGATTGTACGAAACTGAGTTCAACCCTGCCCGCTCCAAAACCAAGTTAGAGCAAGATGTTGCATTTGTTGATGCTTATAATCAACAACAGTTAGACTTACCCGATTGGGTTTATGCGGTTCTGCCCAAACTCTCCCGCAGTTCACTCAAAGCCAAGCAGAAACTACGTCGTACCGCCGATCAAATCACAGCTCTCGGCGGCAAGTACGGGCATCGTCGCGGCACAGGCAGAATTGATGCAGACTCTGACCTTCAAGCTGCCATTAAAACCTGTCTTGCCGCAGGCGGAAAACATTGGGGCGCAAGCCAAATCTATGAAATCTTGCAGCTTGAGTTTGGGTTAGACCCCGGTGAGATTTCACTCGGTCAATTACGCGATTGGCTACGACGATTTCGTCTGAAACGTCCGCAGGAGTGGGCATTGTTCATGGCTCCAGACCGCGCTAAGGGATTAGTCAGCCCCGCATTTGGATCGCGATCGCAATCGGTGTTCTACCCCAATCACGTCTGGGAACTTGACTCGATGCGGGTAGATATCAATTGTAAGACTGAAGTTGCTGGAACAGTGCAGTTAACTCGCGCCTTTGTGATTGCTTGCGTTGATGTCTTTACTCGACGTGTGATGCTACATGTCACCCATCACTCCGATGCGGAAGCGGTTTGTTTACTGATCGCTTCCGCGATTCTCAAGTGGGGCGTGCCTGACCACATTCGCACCGACCACGGCAAAGAGTATCTCAGTCGTCGGGTGCAGCGCTTTCTAGCGAACTTACGAGTAGAAACCGAAGATTTACGCTGCCTGCCCGGACATCCAGAGCAAAAGCCGTTTGTGGAACGCTTCAATCGCACTTTCCAGCATCGGGATTTGGTTAAAAATCCCTTCTTTGTCGGGCGTAGTGTGAGCGTTGCCTTTGGCACAGCAAAGCTGCTCGTCAAACGCTACGATCGTCAGAGAATCGTCCTGCCATTGAACTCGCAATGTCGATCGACGAATTCCAGCGCTGGTGCAATCTCTGGTGCATTGAGTATGAACAACGTCCACACGGACGACCCGGAATTGGACTTGAAGGCAAATCTCCGCTCGAAGTGTTGGCAGAAGCAACGAGTCAAGGTTGGACACAGCGCACCATCCAAAATCCGCGTGAACTCGATTTCCTCATGATGGCAGCACCTGGGAAATCGGGACTACGAAAAGTTGGGCGACAAGGGATTTCGGTCGGAGGACGGCTTTATGTTGCGGCAGAACTGGCAACTTGGATTGGCAAGAGTGTCTATGTTTGCTTCAATCCACGAGAGCCGCGCACTGTTTATCTGTACACCAGTGCTGAACTGAGTCAATTCATCTGTTGTACCGTCTGGCGGGAAGCAGATGACGTGGATTTAGCTCAGGTTGCGAGTCGAGCGAGACATCTGTATGAAGTTCTACTGCGATCGGTCAACCAAATTCGCAAGCGTGGAAAAGCACTTCTTCGCAAATTAGCGGCTGACCCATACCTACTGATTGATCAGACAGCCGAAGCATTAGAGCAAACAATCAACGCCCAACTCCACGATTATCCTGCAATTCAAGCAGTAACAGCGGCGATCTCAGCGGCTGACCCTACCTCAAATAGTGAACCACCAATGATAGACCTTGAAGCTTACCATCAAGAACTCAAGCGATTAGAAGCCCAATCTCAGCAGCAAGCGATTCAACAGGAACAGCAGAGATCGTTGCGCTATGGACTAGAGCAATGGGTCGAGCGGTGGCAACAACAGCAACCTTGCCCAGAATTAGAACCGAGTGAATTAGAAATCGTGAAACAACGGTTCAATTCGACTGAAGGGAAGGGCTTTCTGGCTGCGGTGACGGCTTCTCCACTTGAAGAGCAGCGATTTTGGGATTGGCTCAACGGGAAAACAATTACAACAAGTTCGATCATCGATCGTCGTCCTTTACTCGAAGCGGCACTCAAACAATGGCGTAATGATCAAGCAATTCCTAATCAGGATAAACAAATGCTACTCGACTACATTCGTGAACCTGAAGGATTGGGTGTTCTGAGAGCGTATACCAATTCCTCAGAAGAATACCAGTTTCAGATTTGGCTGAGTGCATCAGAGTGAAAGTTTAGAGTTGTTCGTTGCAATCAAACATCATTTCAAATGAGAACTATGCGCTACAAAATTGTTACTACGAAAAACATTGTCAGCTTGTCGAGCGGCTTTCAGGAATCACACAAACGCGAAGTTGGAATTCCAAGAATGGGTTTGATTTACGCGCCCACAGGCTTTGGCAAAACCACTGCCGCTGCTTGGCTAGTCAATCGCGAAAATGGGGTGTATGTGCGAGCCGTTTCGCTCTGGTCGCCCTCAACCATGCTGATGGCAATGCTGGCAGAATTGTCGATCGCACCCCCACGGTATCCAGCCCAGATGTTACAAGCGATCGTTGATCAATTAAAGCTGAGCCAGCGTCCGCTTTTTATTGATGAAGCTGACTACCTGTTTCAAAACTCGCGCATGATCGATGCGGTACGAGATATTCACGATTTGACTGGGCTACCAGTGTGGTTGATTGGGTCACACAAACTCGAAAAGCAGCTTGCCCGACGCAAGATTATTGCCGGACGCATCTCACAGTGGGTGAACTTCTTGCCCTGTGATCTCGAAGATACCCAAAAGATTGCTCAGGAACTGTGTCTGATTGAAGTACAAGCGGATTTGCTTGAACAACTACACAAAGCAGCCAAAGGAAGCATTCGTTTAATCACGGTGGGACTCAGCCGCATTGAAGCCTTTGCCCGCATCCACAAATGGGACAGCATCAATTCCACGCAATGGGCAGGGCTGCCCTTCTTCTTTACCCGGCAAGTGGACTATCAAGACGACTAAGGCGCGTTAAGCGCAGAGCGCTTTTCCAAGGGAACCGCATTCTCTTCGCCACTGCAACATCATGAATATCGAACGTCAAACGTTGATCGATCAATCCCTGATTGGTGTGTTTTTATGCACGCAATTGCCGAGTGAGATTCCCACCTGGATCACGATCGAGAGGCGCATCGTAGAGCCTGGGTACTGGGGACAATTCGATTGGGACGACGAACACATTCAGAGCTTACTCGAACAGTCGAGCGAATGGCTCAACGTTTTACCTGTTTATCTTGCATCGCTCGGATTTGAAGGCGTTGAAGCAGTCGAGTGGAGAACGATCGATGAATATAGCTCATCCATGGAATCGTAACTATGAGCAGTCTGATTACTTCCAACTCTAAGTCGCCAGAGCAATTTTATCAGCAACCCTGCTGGCTCGATATCTGGCTTGACCAATGCAGTACCACGCAACTGGAGTTCTGGAGTCGATTTGATGAGTTTGATGCGTTGGTTCTGCTATCCCTCCTTGAGCAAGCAGGCTTTGTGACTCGGCTTGGCGATCGTACTCCGCCACATTTCCGGGTTCATCCGACTTACTATCAGAGTCTTAGGTTGTACCGTGTTGACTTAAAGCCGCCAGTTCCAAGTGTGAAAACGGTAAAACGATATCAGAACACGCTGCCTTTTCGCAATACGGTGGGGCGGATGTGAACGAGTATGCGAATCTTGCAAACGTCTAGCATTGGTCAACTGCAAGCCTGCTCCAACACGAGCAATGAGCTAGCTCGACGAATTGTGTCACAGCTTTATCGATTCGACTATTTGCGGCTGCAACAGCAGTACCATCCGTATTTTGCAGGCAATGAAGATGTCTATTGCCTGGTCCGCAATACTGGAGCGAAAGCGCCATTGCTGTTCGCGTCTGGAGTTCTTTACGATCCGAATACGCACCAAATCTATCAAGCAAAAGGATAAACTTTGAACGGGTTAGCAAGCTGTGATCAAAATAAGGATCAGCATCTGCGACACATTCGGTGATCGATCGTGATCCGATCAGTGCAATCGTAGCTGTCTATCTGTTCAAGAAAGCGCACAAGATAGAGAAAGATAGGGTTCGGGATAGTCTTAGAAACGAACAGATAGAGTTCGGGATAGAGTTCGATCTCTTTTGGGTCTACGTTCCAGTTGAATGTGCTTGAAGAGCTAGACATCGTAGGGGATTGAGCGACCTGAGATCGTGCCACAAGGGGTCAAAACTATTTCACACCGAACAAGAAATCAAGCCTTTCCAGCCTTCTCGGTTGAGCTTGAAAGGATATAAAGTGAACAATCAAGAAATTCTCAAAATTCTGCCCCGTCTAGGTTATAGCGATTGAGACTTGGAAATTGTAAGCGAGGTCAAAGATAGGGTTTGACATAGATCGAGATCTCGAATTACATCGATCTCTACAGAGATGGTGGCTCATCAGAATGAACTGACTGAAGCTTTAATGAGTAAAAAAACTTATTTTGGTGACAGAAAATTTGAAGTTGAGCCGCAAAAATACCCTCGATTCAGAAAGTTTCGTGATCGTGCTAGTGAACGCGCAAAAAAGACTAAGGCGCTCGGCGACAAACCGAGCGCAAAATCTGAAACAACTGTTACCTATGACACAAACTTGTATGCTGCAAATACAGCAGAAGCGTGTGGTACTTACAATTATCCAAAGCCTAATGTCAATCCACCGTATAACTATTATCAAATGAGTAATCCGGCTGGTTGGCTAACGAGTAACGGTTTTCACTTAACAAAATATTACGCGGCTTTTCTAGGTAGCTATGGGAATAGCTATACCCGTCCTACTTTCTACAGCGGTGTGCAGGGAACTTGCGATTCACCAAAATTTCGAGATGAAGGAAAAACAGAAACAGGTACAAAGAAAGGGTGGCTACTCGTATAACATGATTATTCAGTTCAAGGAACCGAATCCTGAAATTTGGGAGAGCTATTATGGCTACTTTCCCTATCTTGGATGGGAAGATTACGTTTACTGGTGGCACAGAACTTACTAACTCTAATGTCAAATAATCCCTAGAAAATCTCCAGCAAAACTGTTGAAGTAATTAGAG
This sequence is a window from Leptolyngbya sp. NIES-2104. Protein-coding genes within it:
- a CDS encoding DDE-type integrase/transposase/recombinase, producing the protein MTHTIADDLDWSERHWQRNHLNRTELDMRDVVVGLRENAISWVRLYVTVQCVNGRTRSTAWVTTARLGTVVILYPSIMGVMKRFRDRRQQAQQWYSATDLAGLLGLPTAPHNVTRKAKLEGWQSRPRQGRGGGNEYALSSLPAITQTALAESNDQKEQNSATSYPISTAQSSRFGLRPETTISDRTDAWLAILRLYETEFNPARSKTKLEQDVAFVDAYNQQQLDLPDWVYAVLPKLSRSSLKAKQKLRRTADQITALGGKYGHRRGTGRIDADSDLQAAIKTCLAAGGKHWGASQIYEILQLEFGLDPGEISLGQLRDWLRRFRLKRPQEWALFMAPDRAKGLVSPAFGSRSQSVFYPNHVWELDSMRVDINCKTEVAGTVQLTRAFVIACVDVFTRRVMLHVTHHSDAEAVCLLIASAILKWGVPDHIRTDHGKEYLSRRVQRFLANLRVETEDLRCLPGHPEQKPFVERFNRTFQHRDLVKNPFFVGRSVSVAFGTAKLLVKRYDRQRIVLPLNSQCRSTNSSAGAISGALSMNNVHTDDPELDLKANLRSKCWQKQRVKVGHSAPSKIRVNSISS
- a CDS encoding Mu transposase C-terminal domain-containing protein, which codes for MAEATSQGWTQRTIQNPRELDFLMMAAPGKSGLRKVGRQGISVGGRLYVAAELATWIGKSVYVCFNPREPRTVYLYTSAELSQFICCTVWREADDVDLAQVASRARHLYEVLLRSVNQIRKRGKALLRKLAADPYLLIDQTAEALEQTINAQLHDYPAIQAVTAAISAADPTSNSEPPMIDLEAYHQELKRLEAQSQQQAIQQEQQRSLRYGLEQWVERWQQQQPCPELEPSELEIVKQRFNSTEGKGFLAAVTASPLEEQRFWDWLNGKTITTSSIIDRRPLLEAALKQWRNDQAIPNQDKQMLLDYIREPEGLGVLRAYTNSSEEYQFQIWLSASE
- a CDS encoding AAA family ATPase, producing MRYKIVTTKNIVSLSSGFQESHKREVGIPRMGLIYAPTGFGKTTAAAWLVNRENGVYVRAVSLWSPSTMLMAMLAELSIAPPRYPAQMLQAIVDQLKLSQRPLFIDEADYLFQNSRMIDAVRDIHDLTGLPVWLIGSHKLEKQLARRKIIAGRISQWVNFLPCDLEDTQKIAQELCLIEVQADLLEQLHKAAKGSIRLITVGLSRIEAFARIHKWDSINSTQWAGLPFFFTRQVDYQDD